The genomic interval AAAAAGGTTGAAAAGCCTTACTGGGAAGGAAGGTTTGAAAAGGGAGATTTTTTAGTTTTTGGAAAAGAGACAATGGGGTTGCCTGAAAAAATTGTGTTCAACCCTGAGAATAAGGTTTATAAAATCCCGATGGTTGGCAAAACAAGGAGTTTAAACCTTTCAAATTCGGTTGCTATTGTTGCTTATGAAGCTTTCAGGCAGGTTAGTTTAAGGGGATAATAAAAAATTAAACATTGTAATTAAGTGAATAATTTGTATGGTAAAATTGATTAACAAAAAGGTATAAATATTCTAATTCATTTTTTTATTTATCAGGGGGTTATTATGAAGATAAAATTAAATTTAAGAAAACTTGAACATTTTAAAAATGATAAAAATTTTATTGAATTGTTTAACAAAGGGATAGATTTTGCTGAGGAAATAGAAAAGGACAGTTCTATAGGTTTTACCGAACTACCTGACACAGACATCTATGTTGAAAAGGCTAAAGCAGTTGCAGAAAAATTACCTGAAGGAATAGATACATTACTTGTTTTAGGAATTGGTGGCTCTGCTTTAGGGGCTAAAATGGTGAGGGATTGCTTCAAAGAATTTCTGAATAAAGAATTGATAATCCTTGACAATGTTGACCCATTTACAATTCATGAGATTGCTAAAAAGATTAATCCAGAAAAAACAGTTATAAATGTAATTTCAAAATCAGGTTCAACTGTTGAACCAATTTCACAATTTAAATTTTTCTATAACCTTTTTGAGGTTGAATTGGGCAAAGAAGAGACTTTGAAAAGGATTGTTATTACAACAGATCTGGTAAAGGGTAATTTAAGAAAATTGGCAGACGAGCTTAATTTATTATCTCTTGAAGTACCTGAAAATGTAGGTGGCCGATTTTCCGTTTTAACTCCTGTGGGAATTTTTCCCCTTGAATTCTGTGGGATAGACACAAAATTGCTGTTAAAAGGGGCGCAAAATTTAAAGAAAAACGGTAAAGAGATTGCTGTAACAGGTGCAGTACTGGATTACCTTTTTTACAACAAAGGGAAAAATATTAAAGTTTTATTTATATACTCAGATAGACTTTATAGATTTGGTGAATGGTATCTTCAATTATTTGCAGAATCATTGGGAAAGAGGGTTGATAGAGATGGAAACAAGGTAAAGATAGGCGCAACAGGGGTGCTTGCAAAGGGGGTCACAGACCAGCATTCTCAGGTTCAACTATACAAAGAGGGACCAGACGACAAGTTTTTTGCTTTTTTCAAAGTTAACAAAAAAGTGGATGTTCTCATCCCTGAATCCTTTGGTGAATTTGAAGGGTTTTCTTATTTAAACGGAAAAACTTTTTCTCAATTGATGGATGCAGAATGTGAAGGGACTATGCAGGCTTTAGAAAATGAAGAAAAACCACTTATTCTTTACGAAATTGAAGAAATTGATTTAGAGGCAATGGGGAAGTTGATTTATCTTTTTGAATTGCAAACTGCAGTTTGTGGTTATTTCTATAATATAAATCCATTTGACCAGCCTGGTGTTGAAGAGGGGAAAATTATAGCTAAAAAACTTTTAGGTTACAATTAATTGTTAATTTATACCGTTTATAATAAACTATAGAGTATGGATATAATAAGAAACCTTGCAAAAACAAAAGATGAAAACGGCTTTGAAAAAAGTGTTAGACCAAAAACCCTTGATGAATATATTGGACAGGAAAAGATAAAAGAAAATTTAAAAATATTTATTGAGGCGGCAAAAAACAGAGATGAGGCTTTAGACCACTGTCTTTTTTATGGCCCACCTGGAATAGGTAAAACCACTCTTGCATCAATTATTGCAAACGAATTGGGAGTAAACATTAAGGTTACTTCTGGCCCTGTAATTGAGAAGGCGGGGGATTTAGCAGCTATTTTAACCAAGCTTCAGCCGAAAGATGTTTTATTTATAGATGAAATTCACAGGCTTTCTTCAAATATTGAGGAGATTTTATACCCTGCAATGGAAGATTTTCAGTTAGACCTTGTGACCGGAAGCGGGCCAGGTGCAAGAAGTTACAGGTTTAAACTAAATCCTTTTACTTTAATAGGAGCAACAACCAGGGCAGGGCTTTTGACAGCCCCTTTAAGGGACAGGTTTGGTATTATTCATAGATTAAACTATTACACAGTGGAAGAGCTTGTAAAGATTGTTAAAAGAACTGCCCGTATCCTTGGAGTTAAAATAGAAGACGGTGGGGCTTTAGAGATAGCAAAAAGGTCAAGGGGGACACCAAGGATTGCCAACAGGTTATTGAGAAGAGTAAGAGACTTTGCTGAGGTTAAGGGAGAAGGAATTGTTGATTTTAAGATTGCTGAGTACGCGTTAGACCAGCTTGAAATTGACAAAAAAGGGCTTGATGAAATTGACAGGAAAATCTTAAAAACAATTATTGAAAATTACGGCGGCGGGCCTGTTGGTTTAAACACACTCTCTGCATCAATATCTGAAGACAAGGTAACAATTGAAGAGTTGTATGAACCTTATCTCCTTCAAATTGGTTTTATTGAAAGAACAGCAAGAGGAAGGGTTGCAACAGAGCTTGCCTATAATTACTTCGGGCTTGAGTACAATAGGGAGTTTTTATTTTAATGTGTCTGTTAAAAGTATCCAATTTAAAGGTTGTTTATCCTCAAACCATTGCTGTAAGAGATGTCTCATTCTCATTGAAAAAAGGGGAAAAGTTAGGCCTGGTGGGGGAGTCCGGTTGCGGGAAATCGGTTTTATCCCTTTCTCTGCTCAACATAATTTTAGGGAATGGGAAAGTTGTTAATGGAAAAATAGAGTTTAAAGGGAATAATATCTTTCATCTCTCAAAAGAAAGGTTGAGGCAATTACGGGGGAGGGGATTAGGTTATGTTTTTCAGGAGCCTCAAAGCGCATTTGACCCTGTTTTTACGGTTGGAAATCAGGTTGCAGAAACCCTTATCTCACACGGAATAGTTAAATCTAAAAAAGAGGCAAAGCAGCTTGCAGTAAAATACTTTGATTTAGTGAAAATAGAAAACCCTGAATTTGTTTACAATTCTTATCCCTTTCAATTAAGCGGAGGGATGGCTCAGAGAATTTATATTGCTTTGATTTTGATGTTGAACCCAGAGATAGTTATTGCTGATGAGCCAACAACAGCACTGGATGTTATAACTCAAAAAGAGATTCTAAAATTGATAAAAAATATAGTGGAAGAAAATAATTTATCTCTTATTTTTATTACCCACAACCTTTTACTTTTAAAAAATTTAGTTGACAGGATTATTGTAATGTATGCTGGAACAATAATGGAAGATGGTGATTTTAACAGTGTGTTTAACAATCCCCTGCACCCATACACAGAAGGCTTGTTGAAAAGTATAACAATTAATAAAGGAAAAAAACAGTACCTTGACACAATCCCGGGCAATGTCCCTCACAGGGTAGTGGAAGAAGACAAATGTCCCTTTGCAGACAGATGCTTGAAAAAAGTGGGTATATGCACAAAAAGATACCCTGAGTTGAAAGAAATTGAAGGCAGGAAGGTAAGATGCCACCTGTATTAGAGTTGAAAAATGTTACAAAAATTTTTCAATTAAAAAAGGGATTGTTTACTAAGAAAAAATTATATGCGGTGAATAATGTCTCTTTTGAGATTCAAAAAGGGGAGTTTTTTTCACTGGTTGGGGAATCAGGCTCAGGTAAGACAACAATAAGCAAACTTATACTGAGGCTTTTAAAACCTGATGAAGGGGAAATTCTCTTTTTGGGGAAGAATATTTTTAAAATGAAGGGTGAAGAATTAAAGGACTACAGAAAAAAGATACAGGTTGTTTTTCAAAACCCTTACACATCTTTTAACCCTTTAATGAAGGTAAAAGACATAGTAAAAGAACCCCTTGATATTCATAAAATAGGTTCAAAAAAAGAGAGACTTGAGAGGGTAGAAGAAGTTTTATCCCTGGTTAATATACCTGTTGAGTTTATGGAGAGATACCCAGACCAGCTTTCAGGAGGCCAGAGGCAGAGAATAGGTATAGCAAGGGCACTTGCTGTAAACCCTGAAATAATTATCGCTGACGAGCCGGTCTCTTCCCTTGATGTATCAATTCAGGCGCAAATAATAAACCTTTTTTTAAAACTCCATAAAGAATTGGGGATTACTTTCCTCTTTATAGCACACGACCTTAACCTTGTAAGGCATTTAAGTGATAGAATTGCAGTACTTTACAAAGGTGAGGTTGTTGATTACGGGAAAACAGAAGAGATTTTTACCAACCCCAAAAGCAAGTTTACAAAGGAGTTGATAAATTCTATCCCACCTATTGAATTTTAATAAAAAAAGGTTAAAAAAATGAAAAATATTGAAAATTCTTGCAATAAAGAGGAATTTTTTGTTAAATTAAGGTAGATATTAGTTTTTTTAAGGAAGTTATGAGCGAAAAAGAACATAAGGAATGGAAAACACAAATAATTAAGCCTGGTGATTTAAAGAAAAAAACTCAGGAGAATATTACCCTTATTCCCACCTTAGTGGTGATTGCAGGGGATTTGTTCGGGCAAATGATAAATCTTGAAGAGAGAAAGAAGGTGTTTGTAGGTAGGGGTAGTGAATGCGATATTGTAATAAACAATCCATCTCTTTCAAGAAAGCATTGTGTTGTGAAAAATGAAAATGGAAAGATAATTATTGAAGATTTAGGAAGCACAAACGGAACTTTTATAAATGGTAACAGGATAAAAAAACAGGAACTTGAAAGTGGAGAGAGGGTTTTTTTAGGTGATATATGCGCTTTTAAATTTGCCTATCAGGACGATATTGACCTTGATTTAAACAGGCTTATACTTGAAAAGGCAATAAAGGATAGATTAACCAATGTTTATAATAGAACCTATTTTGATGAGTTGTTGAGGAAAGAGTTTGTGTTTCATAAAAGGGCGAATTTACCTCTTTCTTTGGTTTTTGTTGACCTTGATGATTTTAAAAAGATAAACGATACATTCGGGCATATGTGTGGAGATGAGATTTTAAAAAAGGTTGCAATGAGTTTAAAATCAAATGTGAGGGAATCAGATTATGTATGCAGATATGGGGGAGAAGAGTTTGTGATAATTCTTAAAAACACATCCTTTGAAAAGGCTATGAAAAAAGCAGAAACTTTAAGAAAAAGAATTGAATCGCTTGAATTATTGTGTAATTCAAACAGTGTTGGAGTAACTGCAAGTTTTGGGGTTTCAACTTTAGAAGACAACAATTTTAAATCAGAAAAAAGACTTCTTGCTGAGGCTGATTCAGCAATGTACAAGGCCAAAGAGCTTGGTAAAAATATGGTAATAGGTCAAAAACCTTCTGAAATATAAAATTTCTCAATTTTAATTTATCTAAAAAATAGATTTTTTAATAAAAAACAGTTAAAATCTCTTTGAAAAACTTTTTTGAAGGGGAAATTATGGGCAAAACTGTTATTGAGAAGATTTTTGAAAAACACACAAAAGACGATGTCAAGGTAGGTAACATTATCTGGCTTGAAATTGATACAAGAACTGCAAGGGATTTTGGTGGCCCAAATGTTGTAAAAAGGTTGTATGAAAACTATGGAGAAGATGTTCAGGTGGATGACCCCAAAAAAACATTTTTCACCTTTGACACAGTTGCTCCTGCAAAAACAATTCCCTATGCAAACAATCAACATTTTTGCAGGCAGTTTGCCAGAAAAAGGGGGATAAAAGTTTTTGATGTTGATTCTGGTATTGGTTCTCATATTGCAATAGAGAAAGGTTTATGCTGGCCAGGTTCAACATTTGTGGGAACAGATTCCCATTTAAACATACTGGGCTGTGTTGGTGCTTTTGGCCAGGGAATGGGGGATGCGGATATTGCCTTTGCCTTTAAAACAGGGAAAACATGGTTTGAAGTACCGCCAACAATAAAAATTGTATTTAAAGGCAAGCCATATAATTTCCCTGTAACTGCGAAGGATTTAACCTTATTTACATTAAGGCATTTAGGCTCTAAAGGCGCTTTGGGAAGGGCTATTGAATTTTATGGAGAGGTTATTGATAATATGAATCTTTACGAAAGAATTACCCTATCATCAATGGTTACTGAAATGGGAGGTATAATTGGTTTTATAACCCCCAATGAAGAGATACTTGAGCATTTTAGAAAGGTTAAAAACAACCCCGATATTCAACCTGTAATTGCAGATGACGATGCTGAATATGAAAAAGTAATTGAGATTGACATCTCAAACCTAAAACCGCAAATTGCATGTCCTCCAAAACCTGACAATGTTAAAGATGTGGAAGAGGTGGAAGGGATACCGGTTGATTCTGTTTTTATAGGTTCATGTACAAATGGAAGGTATGAGGATATAGAGCTTGCTGCAAGAATCTTTAAAAACTTTAAAGTAAAAGAAGGAGTTATGGTTAAGGTGGTTCCTTCAACAAGGGAAGTTTTTGGAAAATTGTTGAGGGACGGTATTTTAGATATTCTGTATGATGCGGGGGTAATTGTTTCAAATCCTGGATGTGGAGGTTGTGCTTCAGGGCAAATAGGAATGACAGGCAAAGGAGAGGTTCAAATATCCACCTCTAATAGAAATTTTAGAGGAAAGCAGGGAGACGGTGATACTTATCTTGCAAGCCCTGTTGTGGCGGCGGTCTCAGCCGTTACCGGAAAGATAACAGATCCTGTTAAGTTTCTTAAAGAGAAGGGGGTAATATGAAGATAAGAGGAAGGGTTTGGGTTTTAAAGGATAAGGATGGAAAACTAATAAGCGATATAGATACCGACATGATTTTTCATAATAGGTACCTTGCAATTACAGATATAAATGAAATGGGGCAGTATGCCCTTGATAACCTTGAAGGCTGGGAGGATTTCTCTAGAAAGGCAAAAAAGGGAGACATTATTATAGCAGGAGAAAATTTTGGTTCAGGGTCTTCCAGGCAGCAAGCTGTTGATTGTTTTAAGGCTTTAGGCATTGCTTTAATAGTTGCTAAGTCATTTGGGGCTATTTATAAAAGAAATGCAATAAACTCTGCGTTACCTATAATTGAGGCGAAAAACATTGAAGAGATAGATGTAGTTGATGGTGACGAAATTGAGGTTGATACTGAAACAGGCTTAATTACAAACTTAAAAAACGGGAAAAAAACTTATGCAAAGCCTTTTTCCAGTGTCCAAAGAGATATTCTTGAAGCGGGAGGGCTTTTTGAATTTGCAAAAAAATTGGAAGTTTGAATTTTATTGTAAAAATTCTTTTAGTTTGTGCCAAAATTATGCTATAGTATAAAAAAAATAGTTAGAGGTAACTGTATGGAAAAGAAGATTTTGATTGTCAACTATCAGCCTCGTAAATTGGAGAAATGGCAGTCCCTTTTAAAAGATATTGAAGGCAAGGTTTTTGCTGCTGCAAATGGTGAAGATGCCTTGAAGATTTTTCAAGAAAACCAGCCTGATATCATTGTCATAGATCCTATGCTTCCTAAAAAATCAGGTTTTGATGTTATTAAAGAGATTAAGGATAAAAAACCTGATACAAAGATCGTTGTTGTTGCTTCGGTGCATAAGGGTGTAAAGTATCAAACCCTTGCCAAAAACACCTATCATGTAGATGAATTTCTGGAAGAACCTATTGATGACGAAACTTTAAAAGAAAAAGTTACTAAAATTGTGGGATTCTCTGTGGATTCTAAGATCCTTGAAGAGTTGATCGATTCCAGCAAAGAACATGAGAGGTTAAATTTAAAAGAAACGGTTAAGTCTAAAAAGAAAAAGGCTTCAACAAAGAGAAGATTTGAAGAAATAATTGAAGAAACTCTTTCTGGCAAAGTAATCGAAGATTTACCGAAGAAAAAAGTAAAGAAGCCTAAAGGTGGAGAAGAAGAAAAAGTATTTACCTCAGAAGAATTATTCAGTGATGTTATAAGCGAAGTAGAAGAATCTTTTATTGATCAAACTCTGGATAGTCTTGTTGACGATAAAAAAGAAGCAAAGCCGAAAAAGGATATTGACAGTGTGGAAGAAGAAATTGAGGAGAAACTTGAAAAAACCCTTTCAGGTCTTAAAGTAGATAAAAAGAAAAAACCAAAAAAGCAGTTATAGAGTCAAAATCTGTTAAAAAAGAAGAAAAGAAGGAAGAAAAAGTAGAAGAGGAAAAAGCTGAGCAAATTGAAAAAGAGGATAAAAAGAAAGAAAAAGGTATTGAATATGGAAATTACCTGCTTCTTGAGAAGGTTGCAACTGGTGGTATGGCTGAACTGTTCAAGGCAAAAAGAAGGGGAGTTCAGGGATTTCAAAAAATAGTTGCAATTAAGAGAATTCTTCCTCATCTTGTTGAAAATGAAGATTTTGTGACAATGTTTATTGATGAGGCAAAGCTTGCCGCTCAATTAAACCATCCGAACATTGCTCAGATTTATGATTTAGGAAAAATTGAAGACACCTTTTACATAGCAATGGAGTATGTTGAAGGGCATGATTTAAGAAAAATTCTTAAAAAATGTAAGGAGAAAGGATGCCAGATACCGGAGCCAATAGTCCTATTTGTGGCATCAAAGATTCTAAGTGCTCTTGATTATGCTCACAGGAAAAAAGGCCTTGATAATAAAGACCTTCATATTGTTCACAGAGATATAAGCCCTCAGAATATAATTCTATCCCTTGAGGGAGATGTTAAACTTGTTGACTTTGGAATTGCTAAAGCAGCAACAAAGGCGAGCCAAACTCAGGCAGGAGCTTTAAAGGGCAAACTGCTCTATATGAGCCCAGAACAGGCCTGGGGAGAGAAAGTTGATAAAAGGTCTGATTTATTTTCCTTAGGTTCTGTAATGTACGAGGCTTTAACAGGTAAGAAATGTTTTCTCGCTGATAGTGAGATAAATATACTGGAAAAGGTAAGAAATGTAGATTATATCCCGATAAGGGAAATTAATCCCAACATCTCTGAGAAGACAGCAAAAATTATTGAAAAGGCATTAACAAAGGATGCAGATAAGAGATACCAAAGTGCAAAAGAAATGGAGCAGGATATTCTTGATGTGTTGAATTCATTGCCATATACCGTGAACGAAAGGGCGGTGGCAGAGTTTGTTAATGCACTATACAAAGAAGATATGAAGAAGCTTAAAGAATTATCTGAAAAATTGGTTGTTGAGCCGATAGAGAAAAAGGAAAAACCAGAAAAAGTAGAAGAAAAAGAAGATAAAGCCAGAGAAGAAATGGAATCTGAAGATTTTTCTATTTCTGAAGAAGATATAGAGTCTGAAGATTTCGAGGAAATTCCTGACAGGAGGGCAAACACCGGCACTGTTGTTGTTCCAAATCCAGAAGATTTAGAAAAGTATGAGAAAGATGAATTGGAAAGGTTAGAGAAAGAAGAAAAAAGTAATAAAACAGTGCTTTTTATTGGTGCAATTGCAGCAATTGTTATAATCGCAATTATTGGTTATTTTATTTCCTCAAATAAGAAAACAGAAAAACCTGTAGAAAAGGCAAAAGTTGCACAAAAAGTAGAGCCTGAAAATCAGCCTGCAGAATCTCAGCAAGAGGGAGATAATTTAACCAATAATGACATGACAGCACAAACTCAACAGTCAGAGATGAAACCAGCACCAGACAAGC from Thermotomaculum hydrothermale carries:
- a CDS encoding ATP-binding cassette domain-containing protein; amino-acid sequence: MPPVLELKNVTKIFQLKKGLFTKKKLYAVNNVSFEIQKGEFFSLVGESGSGKTTISKLILRLLKPDEGEILFLGKNIFKMKGEELKDYRKKIQVVFQNPYTSFNPLMKVKDIVKEPLDIHKIGSKKERLERVEEVLSLVNIPVEFMERYPDQLSGGQRQRIGIARALAVNPEIIIADEPVSSLDVSIQAQIINLFLKLHKELGITFLFIAHDLNLVRHLSDRIAVLYKGEVVDYGKTEEIFTNPKSKFTKELINSIPPIEF
- a CDS encoding ABC transporter ATP-binding protein translates to MCLLKVSNLKVVYPQTIAVRDVSFSLKKGEKLGLVGESGCGKSVLSLSLLNIILGNGKVVNGKIEFKGNNIFHLSKERLRQLRGRGLGYVFQEPQSAFDPVFTVGNQVAETLISHGIVKSKKEAKQLAVKYFDLVKIENPEFVYNSYPFQLSGGMAQRIYIALILMLNPEIVIADEPTTALDVITQKEILKLIKNIVEENNLSLIFITHNLLLLKNLVDRIIVMYAGTIMEDGDFNSVFNNPLHPYTEGLLKSITINKGKKQYLDTIPGNVPHRVVEEDKCPFADRCLKKVGICTKRYPELKEIEGRKVRCHLY
- a CDS encoding hypothetical protein (catalyzes the formation of D-fructose 6-phosphate from D-glucose 6-phosphate); this encodes MKIKLNLRKLEHFKNDKNFIELFNKGIDFAEEIEKDSSIGFTELPDTDIYVEKAKAVAEKLPEGIDTLLVLGIGGSALGAKMVRDCFKEFLNKELIILDNVDPFTIHEIAKKINPEKTVINVISKSGSTVEPISQFKFFYNLFEVELGKEETLKRIVITTDLVKGNLRKLADELNLLSLEVPENVGGRFSVLTPVGIFPLEFCGIDTKLLLKGAQNLKKNGKEIAVTGAVLDYLFYNKGKNIKVLFIYSDRLYRFGEWYLQLFAESLGKRVDRDGNKVKIGATGVLAKGVTDQHSQVQLYKEGPDDKFFAFFKVNKKVDVLIPESFGEFEGFSYLNGKTFSQLMDAECEGTMQALENEEKPLILYEIEEIDLEAMGKLIYLFELQTAVCGYFYNINPFDQPGVEEGKIIAKKLLGYN
- a CDS encoding 3-isopropylmalate dehydratase large subunit; translation: MGKTVIEKIFEKHTKDDVKVGNIIWLEIDTRTARDFGGPNVVKRLYENYGEDVQVDDPKKTFFTFDTVAPAKTIPYANNQHFCRQFARKRGIKVFDVDSGIGSHIAIEKGLCWPGSTFVGTDSHLNILGCVGAFGQGMGDADIAFAFKTGKTWFEVPPTIKIVFKGKPYNFPVTAKDLTLFTLRHLGSKGALGRAIEFYGEVIDNMNLYERITLSSMVTEMGGIIGFITPNEEILEHFRKVKNNPDIQPVIADDDAEYEKVIEIDISNLKPQIACPPKPDNVKDVEEVEGIPVDSVFIGSCTNGRYEDIELAARIFKNFKVKEGVMVKVVPSTREVFGKLLRDGILDILYDAGVIVSNPGCGGCASGQIGMTGKGEVQISTSNRNFRGKQGDGDTYLASPVVAAVSAVTGKITDPVKFLKEKGVI
- the ruvB gene encoding Holliday junction branch migration DNA helicase RuvB, producing the protein MDIIRNLAKTKDENGFEKSVRPKTLDEYIGQEKIKENLKIFIEAAKNRDEALDHCLFYGPPGIGKTTLASIIANELGVNIKVTSGPVIEKAGDLAAILTKLQPKDVLFIDEIHRLSSNIEEILYPAMEDFQLDLVTGSGPGARSYRFKLNPFTLIGATTRAGLLTAPLRDRFGIIHRLNYYTVEELVKIVKRTARILGVKIEDGGALEIAKRSRGTPRIANRLLRRVRDFAEVKGEGIVDFKIAEYALDQLEIDKKGLDEIDRKILKTIIENYGGGPVGLNTLSASISEDKVTIEELYEPYLLQIGFIERTARGRVATELAYNYFGLEYNREFLF
- a CDS encoding GGDEF domain-containing protein; the encoded protein is MSEKEHKEWKTQIIKPGDLKKKTQENITLIPTLVVIAGDLFGQMINLEERKKVFVGRGSECDIVINNPSLSRKHCVVKNENGKIIIEDLGSTNGTFINGNRIKKQELESGERVFLGDICAFKFAYQDDIDLDLNRLILEKAIKDRLTNVYNRTYFDELLRKEFVFHKRANLPLSLVFVDLDDFKKINDTFGHMCGDEILKKVAMSLKSNVRESDYVCRYGGEEFVIILKNTSFEKAMKKAETLRKRIESLELLCNSNSVGVTASFGVSTLEDNNFKSEKRLLAEADSAMYKAKELGKNMVIGQKPSEI
- a CDS encoding response regulator — its product is MEKKILIVNYQPRKLEKWQSLLKDIEGKVFAAANGEDALKIFQENQPDIIVIDPMLPKKSGFDVIKEIKDKKPDTKIVVVASVHKGVKYQTLAKNTYHVDEFLEEPIDDETLKEKVTKIVGFSVDSKILEELIDSSKEHERLNLKETVKSKKKKASTKRRFEEIIEETLSGKVIEDLPKKKVKKPKGGEEEKVFTSEELFSDVISEVEESFIDQTLDSLVDDKKEAKPKKDIDSVEEEIEEKLEKTLSGLKVDKKKKPKKQL
- a CDS encoding TonB family protein — its product is MAELFKAKRRGVQGFQKIVAIKRILPHLVENEDFVTMFIDEAKLAAQLNHPNIAQIYDLGKIEDTFYIAMEYVEGHDLRKILKKCKEKGCQIPEPIVLFVASKILSALDYAHRKKGLDNKDLHIVHRDISPQNIILSLEGDVKLVDFGIAKAATKASQTQAGALKGKLLYMSPEQAWGEKVDKRSDLFSLGSVMYEALTGKKCFLADSEINILEKVRNVDYIPIREINPNISEKTAKIIEKALTKDADKRYQSAKEMEQDILDVLNSLPYTVNERAVAEFVNALYKEDMKKLKELSEKLVVEPIEKKEKPEKVEEKEDKAREEMESEDFSISEEDIESEDFEEIPDRRANTGTVVVPNPEDLEKYEKDELERLEKEEKSNKTVLFIGAIAAIVIIAIIGYFISSNKKTEKPVEKAKVAQKVEPENQPAESQQEGDNLTNNDMTAQTQQSEMKPAPDKQTQVMTDIEKKKQQMIEELTKKKIEEQKKKLEAQLAAQKKLIEEKKRKLAEEKKKASKVTAPKQKTKKEIVKNTPVKPASTSSQQNKAVNNPPVNENTKIQSSDKQEVQKKEITQPEKTTIETNTQSQDVNAKTTEQPAKEAKTEVQPQPETIAQPQVKEGDLVPLTDDVVKPVPIKKVKPRYTLAARKRKVHGTIIAQALIDENGDVVDVRILRKMKHPFGLDKEVMKALKKWKFEPATKNGVKVKVYDTFLFKF
- a CDS encoding LeuD/DmdB family oxidoreductase small subunit, whose product is MKIRGRVWVLKDKDGKLISDIDTDMIFHNRYLAITDINEMGQYALDNLEGWEDFSRKAKKGDIIIAGENFGSGSSRQQAVDCFKALGIALIVAKSFGAIYKRNAINSALPIIEAKNIEEIDVVDGDEIEVDTETGLITNLKNGKKTYAKPFSSVQRDILEAGGLFEFAKKLEV